The sequence CCGAGCTAAATAAGCTAGGCGAGCAAGTTTCTAGTATGACGCTTTATGCGCCAAGTGAAATTTTAAAAGAGATAAATTTCATCGACACTCCTGGCCTAAACTCGCTAAGAGATGCTGACACAAAAGAGACAAAAAATACGCTAAAAAAGGTTAGTGGTGCGATATGGCTAAGCCTTGCAAACAACGCCGCAAAGGCAAGCGAGCTTGAAAGTATCAAAGAAATTTTAAAAGCCAATGATCTAAAAGCGATCTGCCTAATCAACCAAAAAGACAAGCTAAGTGAGGACGAGCTTGAAAGTTTGCTAAAACACGCTGGGCAAACTTATGGCGAGCTTTTTGAGGATATCATCGCTATCTCATCAAAGCAAGCACTCCTTGGCATCACAAATAATGACAAAAGCCTACTTGAAGCTTCAAATTTTAACGAAGCTCTAAAGGCTATTAAAGAGTGCTTTTTAGACAAGAGCTTTAAAGAAAATTTCATAAAAGCAAGGGCAAAAAAGATCGTAAAACTCCTAACTAGCGAGCAAGAAAAACATCTAGAAATTTATGACAATGCGCAATTGATTTTAGATGAATTTAGTGGCTCGCTAGATGAGAAGCTGGAGGCGATAAAAGAGGAGTTTAAACCAAAGATCGCTTTAAGTTATAGTCAAATGAGTGAAGTTATAAAACTTGCTGCTGATGAGGTATTTAAGCTACTTAAACCTTTTTCAAAGACGAAATTTAACGCTTCAAAGACGCTTTTAAATAAAGAAATTTATAAGCGTGAAAATTTTGAGGTAATAAGTCTTGATAGCGACGAAGTCTTTTCAAAACTTATCTACGAAGATGTGGTTTTTAATAAATTTTTTAAACGCTATAAAAAAGATTTAAAAGAGCTAGAAAATGCAATAACCTCAGCGTTTAATGAGCTTTATAAAAATTTAGAGGATAAATTTTTAATATACAAATCTCGCTATGAAAATTATGCTAGTTTTGATGATCAAGTCTTAGCTTACGAAACAAAATCCATAAATACCTATGCCGGACGGACATATGAAAATTTTTTAAGAGAGTATGAAACGGCTAAATTTAAGGCTATACAAAAGGTCTCTTTGTTCTTTGAAAAGCTTGATATAAAACTAGCCTCAAACTATGAAAACGCGCTCAAACTTGCGGTTTATTTTATAAAACAAAAGATAGAAAAGACGCTAGAATCGCATCTGCAGATAAATACACCACTTTATATTCCAAGTGCAAAAGACGTCTATGAGCGTATGCTTGATGCATTTAGTCTTTATGAGTTTGAAGCTTTAATGTGCTCAAATAGCTCGTTTTTAAATAAAATTTTGCTTGATATAAAAAGCGATTTTAATGAAATTTATACTTTAAAAATAGCAATGCTTGATGACTTAAAAGCAAGAGTTAAAGAGCAAATTTCAAAGATCGAAGAGCTTTGTGAAAATTCATTATTACTAAGATAAATAAAAATTTTTAAAGCTTAGAAGCTATCCATTTAAGGATAGCTTTTATTTTATGCGTGCATTATGCCGATCTTTGGTGCGTCAAATGCTGTCACGCGCTTTGGTACTCCTTTAAATTTCTCGACATTCACAAGGCTTGTGTGAGCGGTGTTGCTCTGGCTCATCTTGCTTGATGGCACATCTTTTGTGAGCACATTTAAATTTCCGTGCAAGCAAAGGCTCTTTTCACCCGGTTTTTCAGGGTCGTACCAAGCACCTTCGCTTACTATTACGACATTTTGTGGCACATCCTCAGTCACAAAGGCACCGCACAAAATTTCGCCCCTGTCGTTAAACACACGCACCACGTCGCCCATCTTTATCCCTCTAGCCTCGGCTGTTTTTGGATTTATAAGCACTGGCTCACGCTCTGCGATCTCGTTAAAGTTGCGAAGTACGGAGTTATTTAGCTGTGAGTGAAGCCTAAATTTAGAGTGCGCGCCGCTAATTGCGATAGGGTATTTTTTATTTTTTGCGCCAAGCCACTCAAATGGCTCAAGCCAAGCTGCATGCGGTGGGCAGTCATCATAGCCAAAGCCAGCAACCGTTTCAGAGTAAATTTCTATCTTACCAGATGGTGTTTTTAGCGGATTTGCCACTGGATCGTCGCGGAATTTCTTATAGTTTGTAAAATAGCGTTTTTTCTCATCGATCTTGTCAAATCTAAAATATCCCTTCTCCCAAAATTCCTCAAAGCTTGGCACACTCTCATACCCAAGCTCGGCAGACTTTTTAACGGCATCTTCATATATTGTCTTGACCCACTCTAGCTCGCTTTTACCCTCGCTAAATGCCTCTTCCCTGCCCCACTCTTTGGCGATCAGCCTTGCGATCTCGAAGTCACTTTTGCTCTCGCCAAATGGTTTAACAAGTGGCTTCATCGCAAATAGATACTCGCTAGTTGAATTTGCCATTTCAATGTCTGTTCGCTCGTACTCAAGCGCAGCTGGCAAGACGATGTCACTAAATTTAGCTGTACTTGTCCAAAACGGCTCGCAAGTGATGATAGCATTAACGTTTCGCATAGCTTTTATCGCTCTATTTGCGTCAGGATGCCTTGTGAAAGTCGAGCCATTTGCATTAAACATCACTCTAATCTTTGGCAGTTTATAGCTCTTGCCATTTCTTGTTATCTCCTTGCCTGGGCTTAGAAGCGCGTCTATGAGCCTTGAGTTTGGCATTTCGTAGCCCTTTGTCTTTGGTACCAGCCCGCTATCAATAAATTTTTGAGGTACCTTCGTCTCAAACGCCGCTAGTTTAGGCGCTATGAAGCTCTCATCAGCATTTTTGTGCATGCCATCATTTGTGACAAAGCCGCAACCCTCTTTACCGATGTGTCCAAGCATCGCATTTAGCGTCACGAGCGCCCAATAGGCCATCTCACCGTGATCTTGTCTTTGAATGGCGTAGCCACTAATTATCACTGAGTCATTTTTAGCTAGATCCTCGCTAAATTTAGCAAGCTCTTGCTCGCTCACGCCACAAATTTTGCTTGCCCAAGCTAGGTTTTTATTGATCCCGTCAGTCTTGCCAAGCATATACTCTTTAAATTTATCAAAGCCAACTGTGTATTTTTCTATAAATTCTTTGCTGTAAAGCCCTTTTTCATAAAGGTAGTTACACATACCTATCATCATAGCTGTATCGGTGCAAGGCACGACTTCAAGGTATTTTGAGTCAAAGTACTTTGCGCTATCGTTGTGATAAACATCGACGCTATAAATTTTCATCTCGCCACTCGCGCCTTTTTTTCTGATCTCATCATAGTATTTATATGAGTTGTGAAGCGGCACGCCAATGGCGATCTTGTTTGAAACTACTGGGTTTGTGCCCCAAAATACGATCGTTTTGGCATTTTTTAAGATCGCCTCCCACTTTGTTGGCGCTAGCGCAGGATCGACAAAGCCAGTGACGTGAGGCATGATGACAGTCGCTGCGCCGTATGAGTAGCCACCTAGCTCATTTACGTAGCCACCAAGCACGTTAAGTAGCCTTTTTGCGGTCTTTTGGCTGTGGCCAACTTTGCCAAGGCTACCCCACTGATAAACCTGTCCGTAGATCGCTTCAGCACCGTATTTATCAAAATTTTCTTTTAAAATTTTTGCACTTAGCTTTATAGCCTCGTCCCAGCTCACACGCACAAATTCTTCTTTACCACGAAGCTCTGGTTTTGGGTTGTTTGGATTGGCTAAAAAGCTCTTTCTAACAAATGGATATTTTACTCTGCTCTCGTTTTGGATGTAGTCAATAACTGCGTTATTTAGCTCGTTTGGATAAGCATCGCCCTCAAATGGCACCGTCTCAACCACGCGACCTGCTATAGTTCTTACATAAAATGGGCCAAATTTATTTGCGCTTAGTCCGCTTTGTTTGTCAAATAGCGCTTGCTCTGCGCTTCCAAGCTCTTTTGCTTGAAGGCTAGCCGCGCCTAATGCGCTTAATCTTAAAAAGTCTCGTCTTTTCATTTTCTCTCCGATTTTGGTTAAATTTATTGTTTTTGGTTGGTTTTAGAAATTATAAATTTAGGGTTTTGTATCATTTCATCGTTTAAAGGCCTTGTAATGTAATACGCAAACTTGCATCTAAATTGTGCTATTTTAGCCAAAAATTTTTAAAGGATGGGCAGATGATTGGATTTTATGTAAATGTAAAGTTAA comes from Campylobacter concisus and encodes:
- a CDS encoding dynamin family protein; protein product: MFNEFINAYKARYFKVFTNDFKGELARLVNDLNDPSLHISEQIKESLNLLIDTLNEPPLIAVIGQFSSGKSTFLNALLGQDILPSGLTPVTAKAVRLKFAKMPLLSVKFTNGSESLLASSDLAELNKLGEQVSSMTLYAPSEILKEINFIDTPGLNSLRDADTKETKNTLKKVSGAIWLSLANNAAKASELESIKEILKANDLKAICLINQKDKLSEDELESLLKHAGQTYGELFEDIIAISSKQALLGITNNDKSLLEASNFNEALKAIKECFLDKSFKENFIKARAKKIVKLLTSEQEKHLEIYDNAQLILDEFSGSLDEKLEAIKEEFKPKIALSYSQMSEVIKLAADEVFKLLKPFSKTKFNASKTLLNKEIYKRENFEVISLDSDEVFSKLIYEDVVFNKFFKRYKKDLKELENAITSAFNELYKNLEDKFLIYKSRYENYASFDDQVLAYETKSINTYAGRTYENFLREYETAKFKAIQKVSLFFEKLDIKLASNYENALKLAVYFIKQKIEKTLESHLQINTPLYIPSAKDVYERMLDAFSLYEFEALMCSNSSFLNKILLDIKSDFNEIYTLKIAMLDDLKARVKEQISKIEELCENSLLLR
- a CDS encoding molybdopterin-dependent oxidoreductase; amino-acid sequence: MKRRDFLRLSALGAASLQAKELGSAEQALFDKQSGLSANKFGPFYVRTIAGRVVETVPFEGDAYPNELNNAVIDYIQNESRVKYPFVRKSFLANPNNPKPELRGKEEFVRVSWDEAIKLSAKILKENFDKYGAEAIYGQVYQWGSLGKVGHSQKTAKRLLNVLGGYVNELGGYSYGAATVIMPHVTGFVDPALAPTKWEAILKNAKTIVFWGTNPVVSNKIAIGVPLHNSYKYYDEIRKKGASGEMKIYSVDVYHNDSAKYFDSKYLEVVPCTDTAMMIGMCNYLYEKGLYSKEFIEKYTVGFDKFKEYMLGKTDGINKNLAWASKICGVSEQELAKFSEDLAKNDSVIISGYAIQRQDHGEMAYWALVTLNAMLGHIGKEGCGFVTNDGMHKNADESFIAPKLAAFETKVPQKFIDSGLVPKTKGYEMPNSRLIDALLSPGKEITRNGKSYKLPKIRVMFNANGSTFTRHPDANRAIKAMRNVNAIITCEPFWTSTAKFSDIVLPAALEYERTDIEMANSTSEYLFAMKPLVKPFGESKSDFEIARLIAKEWGREEAFSEGKSELEWVKTIYEDAVKKSAELGYESVPSFEEFWEKGYFRFDKIDEKKRYFTNYKKFRDDPVANPLKTPSGKIEIYSETVAGFGYDDCPPHAAWLEPFEWLGAKNKKYPIAISGAHSKFRLHSQLNNSVLRNFNEIAEREPVLINPKTAEARGIKMGDVVRVFNDRGEILCGAFVTEDVPQNVVIVSEGAWYDPEKPGEKSLCLHGNLNVLTKDVPSSKMSQSNTAHTSLVNVEKFKGVPKRVTAFDAPKIGIMHA